AgccatccaggcaggccctctGCATGGCATTGATGGTGAAACTGAGGAACTCGTGTGCATCCTCCTGGCGGCCTAAGCGGATGTGCGTGGCAATCTCTGTAGGAGAGGAAGGATTCAGTCCCAGCACGCGCTCCAACACATGCAggccttccttttctccctccctccttcccttcctccctctctccctccctcaggGCAGGGAATCTGAGCTTGAGCCCCCTCAACTCAAACCAGATGTCAGACTCAGGCTGGCCATGGGGGAAGCCCCACGCAGCCCCTGACAGACTCCAAGCGCAGCCCCTGGCAGACTCCAAGCGTCAGCTCTGAAGAGCAGTCTGCCAAGACCTGTCCTGATCTCAAAGGTTCTGCTCCTGCATCGCTCACTGTTGCCCTGCATGGCTAAGAAAGGGGAGCACAGCTATCCTTACTCTTGATGTTTCTGACGAAGGCCGTGGGCTGTATTGCGCTGCCGCTGCTACTGAAAACCTGCAGTACGTGCTTCTCCATAGTGCACAGCATGCAAAACTCCCCTCGCTGGcctgaagcaggagagaagacGTTGGGGACAAAgccaggagagatggaggcagtcCACGGGACGGAGGATCTCTGGTCCCGTACAGCTCAGCCACGCGCCGTCTTCCCAATGAGCTTGGTGCTGTGGTGCAGTTCGGGGCCATCCTGgctttgcagggagcagcacatGCCACCCCCAGCTGACGCAGCCCCAGTTGCAGCACCGGCTGCTGCAACATCCCAGGCGGGACAGCATCCATGTGGATGGAAAACAGATCCCAGGGCCAATCCCACCAGAGTCCTAAGGACAGGGCTGGAGCGCCGCAGGCTCCCCTTTGTCACAGCTTGGAGCAGTGCACACCGGCACAACCCCCGGCAAAGTCCCCCAGAACCAACGGCGCCTGCCGGTGCACCGTCTTCTGCCCTGTGGGTGACTTCACGCAGTCCCCACAGGCAGAGACTGCTCAGCCCCCACAAAGCCAGCAGGTCCCATTGGACCAGTCTTAGTCCTGGGTATGCCCAGCAGAGTCAACGCCTTCCCAGACAAATGGAGGCACAGCTTGGGaatgctgctgtggctgcaaaaAGTCAGATGGACACAGGAACGACCTCTTGATGGAGAAAcgaggcaggagggagcagacaAGGCACGTCCTGACACCCACACACCCTCGCCAGAGCCATGCCTCCCCACTCACAGGTCCGGCTGTGCTCCCTGGACAGCAGGTAGTTGGCGAGCGGAGGCGTGTAGGTGAGGCACTGCACGGTGGAGTTGAGGAAGCACGTGTTCCCCAAGTTTTGCAGCCCGGCGCCGATCGGGTGGGTCCGCTGCCACTTCAGGGAGAGGCGCTCCACGGGGAAAAGCACCTTCTTTGGCGCGGGGATCCCGTCGCTTTGTATCCCTGGGACATGTTCGCTGcctgtggggagagaagggTGGTGAGTGGCgaggtgggggctgcagggagggctccCCTCGCCCTCTCTACATACGTTGCTGGGCAGGCTCAGGGCTGCCACCAGTCTCCTCGTGGGGATTGAGCAGCTCGTCCTTACCCTGCAGACGGTTCAGCTGCTCGGAGGCGCTGTGCTTCGTCggttccatctccatcttcttctgcTGCGGCGCCTGGAACGGCGTGGCcagctcctggtgcagctttcGCCCATCCTTGCAGTCCTTCCGCTGCTCCTCGATGGCGATGGCGCTGCCCGGCGGCTGCGGGGAACGGAGGGGTCGGTCGAGCGGGCGGGGTGGGCGCCAGAGCGTTCCGCTCCGGCGCGCTGCATCCCGTGGCCACGGCAACGGACCCGACCTCTCGCCTTCCCCCGCGCCCCCCGGACGCCCCATCCGGTCCCCTCCGCGGTCCCCGAGcgcctcccgccccgcccctccccgcccctGCCGCCGC
This portion of the Cuculus canorus isolate bCucCan1 unplaced genomic scaffold, bCucCan1.pri scaffold_69_arrow_ctg1, whole genome shotgun sequence genome encodes:
- the LOC128850767 gene encoding ubiquitin carboxyl-terminal hydrolase 36-like — protein: MPPPVNPRSALYSSRKAERGDTGRVRCRRAPVRSGDTCAERRRRGSVSVAGQDGTAPRRQGRGGAGREALGDRGGDRMGRPGGAGEGERSGPLPWPRDAARRSGTLWRPPRPLDRPLRSPQPPGSAIAIEEQRKDCKDGRKLHQELATPFQAPQQKKMEMEPTKHSASEQLNRLQGSEHVPGIQSDGIPAPKKVLFPVERLSLKWQRTHPIGAGLQNLGNTCFLNSTVQCLTYTPPLANYLLSREHSRTCQRGEFCMLCTMEKHVLQVFSSSGSAIQPTAFVRNIKKIATHIRLGRQEDAHEFLSFTINAMQRACLDGCTQLDQQSQTTTLVHQIFGGFLRSRVMCRVCNWPSDTYEPFLDLAVEIEEAESIEQALKLFVRPEMLCEENAYMCNKCQTKVQAIKRFSIHRASSVLIVSLKRFSIFSGDKIKKDVTYPEVLDIRPYLSEAKGDPMNYELYAVLVHSGYSCHSGHYYCYVKASDGQWYQMNDATVGLTTIKVVLNQQAYVLFYLR